Proteins found in one Planococcus citri chromosome 2, ihPlaCitr1.1, whole genome shotgun sequence genomic segment:
- the LOC135835120 gene encoding speckle-type POZ protein B-like: MSSNHCGADCALAEKSCNTQVQVHEVSYVWTIHNFDFLEAAGSVVCSPTFSADSNKDVIWELRLYPNGETDANDAVSLYLTCRSHVFEKMYVKYCFYVVDSEQNKRSRYGKGTINEFNCAKGKHLKRTSTGSNSRGYKEFMKKSGDAWDAWWSNLLVDNKLTVMCEVHFSSVCDSIDRTIHQCDKTSLYPNAARFDIFDNFKKLLEDDDRFADVVLIVGSREYRAHRNILASRSPVLAARLHHELEENGQNRINIKDMNAEIMDEFLRYIYTGRCENLENVAESLLAAADKYQLSGLKMICAEKVYKTLSVENATKMLMLADNHGISELKNEVIKFIISKPVEVLNTVGWRNIQSDFRLVSDVCLALAQR; encoded by the coding sequence ATGTCATCGAATCATTGTGGCGCAGATTGCGCCTTGGCCGAAAAAAGCTGCAACACTCAAGTGCAGGTCCATGAAGTGAGTTATGTTTGGACGATTCATAATTTCGATTTTCTCGAAGCAGCAGGAAGTGTTGTTTGTTCACCGACATTCTCAGCTGACTCAAATAAGGATGTTATTTGGGAGCTGAGACTTTATCCGAATGGTGAGACAGACGCGAATGATGCGGTTTCTCTTTACTTGACCTGTCGGAGTCATGTATTTGAAAAGATGTACGTAAAATACTGTTTTTACGTAGTAGATTCTGAACAAAATAAAAGGTCCAGGTATGGGAAGGGAACAATAAACGAATTTAATTGTGCAAAAGGAAAGCATCTCAAGCGGACTTCAACTGGTTCTAATAGTCGGGGTTACAAAGAATTCATGAAGAAAAGCGGCGATGCATGGGATGCATGGTGGAGCAACTTGCTAGTCGATAATAAATTGACAGTGATGTgcgaagttcatttttccaGCGTATGCGATTCTATCGATAGGACCATCCATCAGTGCGATAAGACGTCTCTATATCCAAATGCTGCtcgtttcgatatttttgataactttaaaAAGTTATTGGAAGATGACGATCGGTTCGCTGATGTAGTGCTTATAGTCGGTAGTCGAGAGTATCGAGCCCATCGGAATATTTTAGCATCTCGCAGTCCAGTGTTAGCTGCCCGACTTCATCACGAGTTGGAAGAAAATGGACAAAATCGAATCAATATCAAAGATATGAACGCAGAAATCATGGACGAGTTTTTGAGATATATTTATACGGGTAGATGCGAAAATTTGGAGAACGTTGCAGAAAGTTTGTTGGCAGCTGCTGATAAATATCAGCTGAGTGGATTGAAAATGATATGTGCGGAGAAAGTGTATAAGACCTTGTCGGTAGAGAACGCAACAAAAATGCTGATGTTGGCAGATAATCATGGTATAagcgaattgaaaaatgaagtgatTAAGTTTATCATTTCTAAACCTGTTGAAGTGTTGAATACAGTAGGTTGGAGAAATATTCAATCCGATTTCCGATTAGTCAGCGATGTGTGCTTAGCTTTAGCCCAACGATGA